One genomic region from Buteo buteo chromosome 12, bButBut1.hap1.1, whole genome shotgun sequence encodes:
- the GCK gene encoding hexokinase-4 isoform X2 — MLDHRARMESGRKEKVERILSEFRLKEEDLKKVMYRMQKEMDRGLKLETHEEASVKMLPTYVRSTPEGSEVGDFLSLDLGGTNFRVMLVKVGEGEEGQWKVKTKHQMYSIPEDAMTGTAEMLFDYISECISDFLDKHQMKHKKLPLGFTFSFPVRHEDIDKGILLNWTKGFKASGAEGNNVVGLLRDAIKRRGDFEMDVVAMVNDTVATMISCYYEDHRCEVGMIVGTGCNACYMEEMQNVELVEGDEGRMCVNTEWGAFGASGELDEFLLEYDRVVDETSLNPGQQLYEKIIGGKYMGEIVRLVLLKLVDENLLFNGEASEKLKTRGTFETRFMSQIESDSDDRKQIYNILTAFELLPSGTDCDIVRMVCESVSTRAAQMCSAGLAGVINRMRESRSQETLKITVGVDGSVYKLHPSFKDHFHATVRQLTPGCDITFIQSEEGSGRGAALISAVACKMACMMGQ; from the exons ATGCTGGATCACCGAGCCAGGATGGAGAGtggcaggaaggagaag GTGGAGCGGATCCTGTCAGAGTTTCGGCTGAAGGAGGAAGACCTGAAGAAGGTGATGTACCGGATGCAAAAAGAGATGGACCGAGGGCTAAAGCTGGAGACGCACGAGGAAGCCTCTGTCAAAATGCTGCCCACTTACGTCCGCTCCACACCTGAGGGCTCAG AGGTCGGAGATTTCCTGTCACTGGACCTAGGCGGCACCAATTTCCGCGTGATGCTGGTGAAAGTGGgtgagggggaggaagggcagTGGAAGGTGAAGACGAAGCACCAGATGTACTCCATCCCAGAGGATGCCATGACAGGGACGGCCGAGATG CTCTTCGACTACATCTCCGAGTGCATCTCTGATTTCCTGGACAAGCACCAGATGAAGCACAAAAAGCTGCCCCTGGgcttcaccttctccttccccgTGCGGCACGAGGACATCGACAAG GGCATCCTCCTGAATTGGACCAAGGGCTTCAAAGCCTCTGGCGCGGAAGGGAACAACGTGGTCGGGCTCCTGAGAGACGCCATCAAACGGCGAGGG gacTTCGAGATGGACGTGGTGGCGATGGTGAACGACACGGTGGCCACGATGATCTCCTGCTACTACGAAGATCACCGGTGCGAGGTTGGGATGATTGTGG GGACAGGCTGCAATGCCTGCTACATGGAAGAGATGCAGAACGTGGAGCTGGTGGAGGGCGACGAGGGGCGGATGTGCGTCAACACGGAGTGGGGGGCTTTCGGCGCCTCGGGGGAGCTGGACGAGTTCCTCCTGGAGTACGACCGCGTGGTGGACGAGACCTCACTTAACCCCGGTCAGCAACT CTACGAGAAGATCATCGGGGGGAAGTACATGGGGGAGATCGTCCGGCTGgtgctgctgaagctggtggACGAGAACCTGCTCTTCAATGGGGAGGCCTCCGAGAAGCTCAAGACCCGTGGGACCTTCGAGACCCGCTTCATGTCACAGATCGAGAG CGACTCCGACGACCGCAAGCAGATCTACAACATCCTGACGGCCTTCGAGCTGCTGCCCTCGGGGACGGACTGTGACATTGTGCGGATGGTCTGTGAGAGCGTCTCCACCCGCGCCGCCCAGATGTGCTCGGCCGGGCTGGCCGGCGTCATCAACCGCATGCGGGAAAGCCGGAGCCAGGAGACCCTCAAAATCACTGTGGGGGTTGACGGCTCCGTCTACAAGCTCCATCCCAG CTTCAAGGACCACTTCCATGCCACGGTTCGGCAGCTGACGCCCGGCTGCGACATCACCTTCATCCAGTCAGAGGAAGGCAGCGGCCGCGGGGCCGCGCTCATCTCGGCCGTCGCCTGCAAAATGGCCTGCATGATGGGGCAGTGA
- the GCK gene encoding hexokinase-4 isoform X1 has translation MADTLCWHGQAGPVPLPSRLSRLPGTTTMFIPDSNPQPKSLVTPQPQKKVERILSEFRLKEEDLKKVMYRMQKEMDRGLKLETHEEASVKMLPTYVRSTPEGSEVGDFLSLDLGGTNFRVMLVKVGEGEEGQWKVKTKHQMYSIPEDAMTGTAEMLFDYISECISDFLDKHQMKHKKLPLGFTFSFPVRHEDIDKGILLNWTKGFKASGAEGNNVVGLLRDAIKRRGDFEMDVVAMVNDTVATMISCYYEDHRCEVGMIVGTGCNACYMEEMQNVELVEGDEGRMCVNTEWGAFGASGELDEFLLEYDRVVDETSLNPGQQLYEKIIGGKYMGEIVRLVLLKLVDENLLFNGEASEKLKTRGTFETRFMSQIESDSDDRKQIYNILTAFELLPSGTDCDIVRMVCESVSTRAAQMCSAGLAGVINRMRESRSQETLKITVGVDGSVYKLHPSFKDHFHATVRQLTPGCDITFIQSEEGSGRGAALISAVACKMACMMGQ, from the exons ATGGCAGACACCCTGTGCTGGCACGGCCAAGCTGgccctgtccccctgcccagcaGGCTCTCACGGCTCCCAGGAACCACAACCATGTTTATCCCAGATTCAAACCCCCAACCCAAGTCTCTGGTAACTCCACAGCCTCAAAAAAAA GTGGAGCGGATCCTGTCAGAGTTTCGGCTGAAGGAGGAAGACCTGAAGAAGGTGATGTACCGGATGCAAAAAGAGATGGACCGAGGGCTAAAGCTGGAGACGCACGAGGAAGCCTCTGTCAAAATGCTGCCCACTTACGTCCGCTCCACACCTGAGGGCTCAG AGGTCGGAGATTTCCTGTCACTGGACCTAGGCGGCACCAATTTCCGCGTGATGCTGGTGAAAGTGGgtgagggggaggaagggcagTGGAAGGTGAAGACGAAGCACCAGATGTACTCCATCCCAGAGGATGCCATGACAGGGACGGCCGAGATG CTCTTCGACTACATCTCCGAGTGCATCTCTGATTTCCTGGACAAGCACCAGATGAAGCACAAAAAGCTGCCCCTGGgcttcaccttctccttccccgTGCGGCACGAGGACATCGACAAG GGCATCCTCCTGAATTGGACCAAGGGCTTCAAAGCCTCTGGCGCGGAAGGGAACAACGTGGTCGGGCTCCTGAGAGACGCCATCAAACGGCGAGGG gacTTCGAGATGGACGTGGTGGCGATGGTGAACGACACGGTGGCCACGATGATCTCCTGCTACTACGAAGATCACCGGTGCGAGGTTGGGATGATTGTGG GGACAGGCTGCAATGCCTGCTACATGGAAGAGATGCAGAACGTGGAGCTGGTGGAGGGCGACGAGGGGCGGATGTGCGTCAACACGGAGTGGGGGGCTTTCGGCGCCTCGGGGGAGCTGGACGAGTTCCTCCTGGAGTACGACCGCGTGGTGGACGAGACCTCACTTAACCCCGGTCAGCAACT CTACGAGAAGATCATCGGGGGGAAGTACATGGGGGAGATCGTCCGGCTGgtgctgctgaagctggtggACGAGAACCTGCTCTTCAATGGGGAGGCCTCCGAGAAGCTCAAGACCCGTGGGACCTTCGAGACCCGCTTCATGTCACAGATCGAGAG CGACTCCGACGACCGCAAGCAGATCTACAACATCCTGACGGCCTTCGAGCTGCTGCCCTCGGGGACGGACTGTGACATTGTGCGGATGGTCTGTGAGAGCGTCTCCACCCGCGCCGCCCAGATGTGCTCGGCCGGGCTGGCCGGCGTCATCAACCGCATGCGGGAAAGCCGGAGCCAGGAGACCCTCAAAATCACTGTGGGGGTTGACGGCTCCGTCTACAAGCTCCATCCCAG CTTCAAGGACCACTTCCATGCCACGGTTCGGCAGCTGACGCCCGGCTGCGACATCACCTTCATCCAGTCAGAGGAAGGCAGCGGCCGCGGGGCCGCGCTCATCTCGGCCGTCGCCTGCAAAATGGCCTGCATGATGGGGCAGTGA
- the YKT6 gene encoding synaptobrevin homolog YKT6: MRLYSLSVLYKGDPKVHLLKAAYDVSTFNFFQRSSVQEFMTFTSQLIVERSELGSRASVKEQEYLCHVYVRNDGLAGVVIADNEYPQRVCFTLLDKVLDEFSRQVSKIDWPSGSPATISYAALDGYLSKYQNPRDADPMTRVQAELDETKIILHNTMESLLERGEKLDDLVSKSEVLGAQSKAFYKTARKQNSCCEIM, translated from the exons ATGAGGCTCTACAGCCTAAGTGTCCTTTACAAAGGTGACCCCAAAGTGCATTTACTGAAAGCTGCTTACGATGTGTCCACCTTCAACTTCTTCCAGAGGTCCAG CGTGCAGGAATTCATGACCTTCACAAGCCAGCTGATCGTGGAGCGCTCggagctgggcagcagagcctctGTCAAGGAGCAAG AGTACCTCTGCCATGTGTACGTCCGGAACGACGGGCTGGCCGGAGTGGTGATTGCAGATAATGAGTATCCGCAGCGGGTTTGCTTCACCTTGCTGGACAAG GTGCTGGATGAATTCTCCAGGCAGGTCAGCAAAATAGACTGGCCTTCAGGATCCCCAGCGACAATCAGCTATGCGGCCTTGGATGGATACCTCAGTAAATACCAG AACCCCCGTGATGCCGACCCGATGACCAGAGTGCAGGCGGAGCTGGATGAGACCAAAATCATCCTG CACAACACCATGGAGTCGCTGCTGGAACGAGGAGAGAAGCTGGACGACTTGGTCTCCAAATCGGAGGTGCTCGGGGCACAGTCCAAAGCCTTCTACAAAACT gCCCGAAAGCAGAATTCCTGCTGTGAAATCATGTGA